ATGTCCTATTCCATGTGTTCCCATTCTGCTTTCAACGTCAAATCGCTTTGCAATGTCTTTTACTTTACCGACATCCTTAATCATTTCAAATGAATGTGATCCGTTAATGACTCTTACGTTTTCAAGTTCGTCAATTTCTCTGATGCATGGTTTTAGAAGGGAATATTCATCCAGTGCAATTTTGCATTTGTATACGTCTGAGTCACCTACTGATTTTATAAGCTGTTCATCAAATATCGGACTTATCTGTGTTAATAATGATTTTAAGTTGTCTAGTGTACCTCGTCTTCTTTTTACTTCAATGTTTAGTTGATAATAATTTTCTGGAAAATCCAAACTGCCGTATAACGAATAACCTGCTGAATCAGGTCCCCTGTGCTGTAGGGATTCAAGCATTGATGTCAGTGCTTTTCCTATTGGGTGTGATTTTTTATCCTTGTATATTACCCCTGCTATTCCGCACATTTTTTTACCTCCAAATAAAAATAATCGGCGAATAACATTTCATATGCCTTTTAAATAATCATGAAATTACCATATGCCTTAATAATAATTCTTACTCACTAAATTCCATATGCCTTTAAAAATAATTTTGTTTTAATTTAACCTCCAAAAAATTAAGATTTATTGGCAGTCTCAAACCGTTAAATCTGACCACCAATGTATGATACTGATTATACGTTTAAGTATTCATCCCTTTCATAATCAAATACCTGTATCCTGTAAGCATCCCATTCTGCTCTTTTGATAGCGTAGAACTGATTGAATACTTTTTCACCTAAAGCGTTTTTAACAACTTCATCCTCTTCAAGTGAATGATATGCTTCCCATAAACTTGTTGGAAGGCTACTGATTCCTTTTTCTGCAATTTCATCTTCAGTGTATGCAAAAAGGTTTTCTTCAGTAGGTTCACCAGGGTCAATCTTATTGTCCATACCGTCAAGACCAGCTTCAAGAAGTACTGCAAATGCAAGGTACGGGTTACATGACGGGTCAGCGGATCTGCATTCAATTCTTGTTCCCAGTCCTCTAGATGCAGGGATTCTTAATAATGTTGATCTGTTTTTAAATCCGTAAGCTATGTAGCATGGTGCTTCATAACCTGGTACTAAACGTTTGTAGGAGTTGACTGTCGGTGAGAGAATTGATGACAATGCAGGTGCATGTTCAAGTAATCCTCCGATGAAGTATAATGCTTCCTGTGAGATTTGATTTTCTCCGTCAGGGTCGTAGAATATGTTTTCACCGTTTTTGAAAAGACTCTGGTTACAGTGCATTCCGCTACCGTTGATTCCCATGAAAGGTTTCGGCATGAATGTTGCTTTAAAACCTAGTTTGTTTACAAGTGCTTTTACTGCTTCTTTAAATGTAATTACAGCATCTGCTGTTTTTAAAGCATCTGCATATTTGAAGTCAACTTCGTGCTGGCCTGCTGCAACTTCGTGGTGGCTTACTTCCACATTGAAGTCAAGTTTTTCAAGTCCTAAAACGATTTCCCTTCTGATATCAGTACCCTGATCCAATGGTTCAACATCAAAGTATTCTGCTTCATCTGCAGGGACGTAGTTTCCGTCTTCATCCCCTTTTATGATGAAAAATTCAGGTTCAGGACCCATATTGAACTGATATCCTCTTTTTTCAGCTAACTGTAATGATTTTTTAAGTACTCCTCTTGGATCACCGTCATATGGTTTTCCATCTGTAGTGAAAATATCACATATAAACCTGCTTGTACCTTTTGATTCAGGTCTCCATGGAATTGTTGAGAATGTGTCAATGTCGGGTTTTGCCAGAAGGTCACTGTCATTGATTGAAGCTAATCCTGCAACAGATGAACCGTCAAAAAGCAGTCCGTCGTTTACAATATCCTCAACGTCATCAGCTTTTTTGAGTGGTACTGCCATACTTTTCGGTAACCCATGTATATCTGAAAATTCCAGTTTAAGGAATTTTATATCGTTTACTTCGATTGTTTTAATTATTTGGTCTAATTTTTTATCTTTTGCTGACATTTTTTCACTTCATCTTTTGAGTAGAAAATCCATAAAAAAATGGACTTACTTAAATACATAGTCGGAAGGAAGTTTCCTTCCGATTAATAATTTTAATATAATTATATATAAATCTTTCGATAGTTTAAAAAAAATGTAAAAAATATGTTAATTATTCAATGCCGAATGTCATATAATTGATACATATTTAAAAATCAGTATTTTTTTAACTTTAACGTCAGCTATTTTTAAATAAAAATTGAATTTAAAAAGAGTTTGATGTATATCCCCATTTAAAAATAAAATTAATTTTCAATATCCTTGACGTTAAAGTAAAAAGAGATAAATTAAATCAATAGTTTTAAAATTAAATTTGATTTGGTTGACCGCAAAATCAACCAGATTAATTATTTCAATCAGGCATTTTCTTTCATGGTTTGAATCTGCTCATCACGAGACTTCAGTTTCAATGTAAATATAAATGCGATAACAGAAACAACCGAAGCTAAAATGAGACTTGTTTTATATCCGAATATTCCTGAAAATGAAGCGATAACACCACCTATTAATGCACCACCTATTAACTGTCCAACACTTGAAAGCATATTGACGATAGCCTGACCGGCACCCCTTTCATGGGATTTTGCTTCACTTAAAACAATGTACCTTAAAGGAGCTCCTATGATTGTAACCATACCTACACCTGCCAGACAGCCTGCAACTATAAACAATATGAAATTATCAGGATACAATGCAATGACTATTAAACCGACGGCCAGTATTATGGTTCCGGCTGCCATAATCATACGTGAACCAACTGTATCAAGAATCCTTCCTATAACTGGAGCTGCTACTGCATTGGCTCCCAAAATCGGAATAAGCATCAGACTTGCCATCTGATCATTTAAACCCATTGAAATAATTACCAGTGAAGGGATGAAAATTACTGAAGAATAAATCAGACCATAAGCCAGAGTCTCAATGCATGCAATTGTTATTTCCTTATTTTTCAAAAGATGTATTGCTACAATGGATTCTTCTGCCCTTTTTTCAACCATTACAAAAACAGGCAGCAGAATAATAAACATTACAAGAAACGGAGCTACATTTAGCGATAAAACACTATTTACAAAATTATTTGAATCAATCTGATTTAAACCGTATGAGAGAAATACCGCAAGAAGACTTAAAAGTACAATTCCCGGATAATCGATTTTAAGCTTTCTTTCATTTTCCATATCCGGAAGAATATATGCTGCAAATACAATAATGAAAACTGCAATAGGAATATTGATTGTAAAACACCAGTGCCATCCGAAAGGAATCAGTGCAGCGCCAACCAAAGGTCCTCCAATGGCAGAAATTCCAAATACACTTCCTAAAATTCCCAATGCCCTTCCTCGCTCTTCAAGTGGAAATGCATCGCCGATGAATGCCCCTCCTACAGGAAATATTCCTCCGCATCCAAAGCCCTGTATTACTCTTCCAATCAGAATCATTTCCATATTTGCTGAAAATGCAATAAGCGCAGAACCAACAGCAAAAAACAGCACATCAAGAATGAAAATCTTTTTACGGCCGTAAAAATCTGAAAACTTTGCCATAATAGGTGAGCCTATCATGAATGCAATTACAAAAAGTGTAAATATCCAGCTTGATTCCCTGCTTGTGAGATTAAAAGTCTGTTCTATTGACGGAAGCACGGGACCGATTATTCCGGTGTCAAGTGAGCCCATAAACACCCCTATCAAAAACAGTATTAAAATCAGATTTCTTGTTCTGGCGTCTAATGTAGTTTGCGGCATAATAATCAGTAGTAGTGATATTTAAAAGTCAAATAATGTTTTTTGAGCGATTTTTTTAATCTTTAAATCTTCATTTTTATAGAATCTGCTGTTTAAATCATTGTTGATATGGTCGTAATCCTTCATATTCAGAATGTCTT
This DNA window, taken from uncultured Methanobrevibacter sp., encodes the following:
- a CDS encoding glutamine amidotransferase produces the protein MCGIAGVIYKDKKSHPIGKALTSMLESLQHRGPDSAGYSLYGSLDFPENYYQLNIEVKRRRGTLDNLKSLLTQISPIFDEQLIKSVGDSDVYKCKIALDEYSLLKPCIREIDELENVRVINGSHSFEMIKDVGKVKDIAKRFDVESRMGTHGIGHTRFATESGVDRYHAHPYQSYIIPDITVVHNGQITNYWKIRDPLERKGHTFESFNDTECIVHYMADKLNQGYKLEEALDQAVIDLDGPFSILVGTPDGIGIAKDKLGLRPGVMVETDEIFAIASEEMALHDVTDSDNIEQIAPGETRAYTI
- the glnA gene encoding type I glutamate--ammonia ligase, translated to MSAKDKKLDQIIKTIEVNDIKFLKLEFSDIHGLPKSMAVPLKKADDVEDIVNDGLLFDGSSVAGLASINDSDLLAKPDIDTFSTIPWRPESKGTSRFICDIFTTDGKPYDGDPRGVLKKSLQLAEKRGYQFNMGPEPEFFIIKGDEDGNYVPADEAEYFDVEPLDQGTDIRREIVLGLEKLDFNVEVSHHEVAAGQHEVDFKYADALKTADAVITFKEAVKALVNKLGFKATFMPKPFMGINGSGMHCNQSLFKNGENIFYDPDGENQISQEALYFIGGLLEHAPALSSILSPTVNSYKRLVPGYEAPCYIAYGFKNRSTLLRIPASRGLGTRIECRSADPSCNPYLAFAVLLEAGLDGMDNKIDPGEPTEENLFAYTEDEIAEKGISSLPTSLWEAYHSLEEDEVVKNALGEKVFNQFYAIKRAEWDAYRIQVFDYERDEYLNV
- a CDS encoding MFS transporter — translated: MPQTTLDARTRNLILILFLIGVFMGSLDTGIIGPVLPSIEQTFNLTSRESSWIFTLFVIAFMIGSPIMAKFSDFYGRKKIFILDVLFFAVGSALIAFSANMEMILIGRVIQGFGCGGIFPVGGAFIGDAFPLEERGRALGILGSVFGISAIGGPLVGAALIPFGWHWCFTINIPIAVFIIVFAAYILPDMENERKLKIDYPGIVLLSLLAVFLSYGLNQIDSNNFVNSVLSLNVAPFLVMFIILLPVFVMVEKRAEESIVAIHLLKNKEITIACIETLAYGLIYSSVIFIPSLVIISMGLNDQMASLMLIPILGANAVAAPVIGRILDTVGSRMIMAAGTIILAVGLIVIALYPDNFILFIVAGCLAGVGMVTIIGAPLRYIVLSEAKSHERGAGQAIVNMLSSVGQLIGGALIGGVIASFSGIFGYKTSLILASVVSVIAFIFTLKLKSRDEQIQTMKENA